In Amphiprion ocellaris isolate individual 3 ecotype Okinawa chromosome 3, ASM2253959v1, whole genome shotgun sequence, one genomic interval encodes:
- the LOC111574671 gene encoding coiled-coil domain-containing protein 136-like isoform X3, whose translation MDNEITAKERGVLEENNEKEEMDRERSQEEEGEERKLKEEEGEGEEKRKKESEPLTEEEELEELRAQVLQLLLELDDARETSNKHQESFHELQGLLEDERLASAHQAEAFTRQIQNLQAQLRSVQEEMDSLEEEKESELAEAQEELRAAQEEVLLLQQAAEDAAAERENDIASLQEELCRRRAELQRLSEETQEYELEITTLRAEISMKSQRREAERREGDVDLLKEECRMLREECQTLKEDNRRLSERLQLLQRQRTCSSVYLSLKEEDVVEGTEVKEMETGSDEVMTESYMTMAQSENCRLVDASIQKNISFDGKPVTPTGWNGGIGEIFSLRDQLKQAEEKASQVQRECDGLKLELQELQILYDSSQKERAELEEELQRCKAELEKLSGGTQRFIHPSEHAVLSIPFIGMIVIVAVVWCWLSELASQRARGVR comes from the exons ATGGACAACGAAATAACAGCCAAGGAGAGAGGcgtcctggaggagaacaacgaGAAGGAGGAGATGGACCGGGAGAGGTctcaggaggaggaaggggaagaaagaaaactgaaggaggaggagggcgaaggggaggagaagaggaagaaggagagcgAGCCCctgactgaggaggaggagctggaggagctgaggGCCCAGgtactgcagctgctgctggagctagACGATGCCAGGGAGACCTCCAACAAACACCAGGAGAGCTTCCATGAGCTGCAAG GTCTGCTGGAGGATGAGCGTCTGGCGAGTGCCCATCAGGCTGAAGCCTTCACACGGCAGATCCAGAATCTACAAG CCCAGCTGCGCTCTGTGCAGGAGGAGATGGACagcctggaggaggagaaggagagcgAGCTGGCCGAGGCCCAGGAGGAGCTGCGAGCTGCTCAGGAGGAggtgctgctgctccaacaggCGGCGGAGGACGCGGCCGCAGAGAGGGAGAACGACATCGCCTCGCTGCAGGAGGAGCTGTGTCGCCGGCGGGCTGAGCTGCAGCGCCTCAGCGAAGAGACCCAGGAGTACGAGCTGGAGATCACCACGCTGAGGGCCGAGATCAGCATGAAGAGCCAGCGCAGGGAGGCCGAGAGGAGAGAGG GTGACGTGGACCTGCTGAAGGAGGAGTGTCGCATGCTGAGGGAGGAGTGTCAAACCCTGAAGGAGGACAACAGGCGTCTCTCGGagaggctgcagctgctgcagagacagaGGACATG CTCTAGTGTCTACCTGTCGCTGAAAGAGGAGGATGTAGTTGAGGGCACAGAGGTGAAGGAGATGGAGACTGGCTCAGATGAGGTCATGACAGAGAGCTACATGACCATGGCCCAGTCTGAGAACTGTCGCCTGGTGGACGCCTCCATCCAGAAGAATATCTCATTTGATGGAAAGCCTGTGACGCCGACAGGCTGGAACGGAGGCATCGGGGAGATCTTTTCCCTGAGAGACCAGCTGAAACAGGCTGAGGAGAAGGCCTCACAGGTTCAGAGGGAG TGTGACGGTCTGAAGTtggagctgcaggagctgcAGATACTTTATGACAGCAGTCAGAAGGAGagagcagagctggaggaggagctgcagcgCTGCAAGGCCGAGCTGGAGAAGCTGTCAGGGGGGACTCAG AGATTCATCCATCCGTCTGAGCACGCTGTTCTCTCCATCCCCTTCATAGGAATGATTGTAATTGTGGCTGTGGTCTGGTGCTGGTTGTCGGAGCTGGCGTCCCAGAGAGCAAG GGGAGTGAGGTAG
- the LOC111574671 gene encoding coiled-coil domain-containing protein 136-like isoform X2: MDGLRLPPLIEEALDSTDDPCDLKAESSPTMDNEITAKERGVLEENNEKEEMDRERSQEEEGEERKLKEEEGEGEEKRKKESEPLTEEEELEELRAQVLQLLLELDDARETSNKHQESFHELQGLLEDERLASAHQAEAFTRQIQNLQAQLRSVQEEMDSLEEEKESELAEAQEELRAAQEEVLLLQQAAEDAAAERENDIASLQEELCRRRAELQRLSEETQEYELEITTLRAEISMKSQRREAERREGDVDLLKEECRMLREECQTLKEDNRRLSERLQLLQRQRTCSSVYLSLKEEDVVEGTEVKEMETGSDEVMTESYMTMAQSENCRLVDASIQKNISFDGKPVTPTGWNGGIGEIFSLRDQLKQAEEKASQVQRECDGLKLELQELQILYDSSQKERAELEEELQRCKAELEKLSGGTQGSEVGWNSIVTITAAAAVLLVMTSLLRALIRC, translated from the exons ATGGATGGACTGCGTTTACCTCCACTCATAGAGGAGGCTTTGGACTCTACAG ATGACCCCTGTGATCTGAAAGCTGAGAGCAGCCCCACCATGGACAACGAAATAACAGCCAAGGAGAGAGGcgtcctggaggagaacaacgaGAAGGAGGAGATGGACCGGGAGAGGTctcaggaggaggaaggggaagaaagaaaactgaaggaggaggagggcgaaggggaggagaagaggaagaaggagagcgAGCCCctgactgaggaggaggagctggaggagctgaggGCCCAGgtactgcagctgctgctggagctagACGATGCCAGGGAGACCTCCAACAAACACCAGGAGAGCTTCCATGAGCTGCAAG GTCTGCTGGAGGATGAGCGTCTGGCGAGTGCCCATCAGGCTGAAGCCTTCACACGGCAGATCCAGAATCTACAAG CCCAGCTGCGCTCTGTGCAGGAGGAGATGGACagcctggaggaggagaaggagagcgAGCTGGCCGAGGCCCAGGAGGAGCTGCGAGCTGCTCAGGAGGAggtgctgctgctccaacaggCGGCGGAGGACGCGGCCGCAGAGAGGGAGAACGACATCGCCTCGCTGCAGGAGGAGCTGTGTCGCCGGCGGGCTGAGCTGCAGCGCCTCAGCGAAGAGACCCAGGAGTACGAGCTGGAGATCACCACGCTGAGGGCCGAGATCAGCATGAAGAGCCAGCGCAGGGAGGCCGAGAGGAGAGAGG GTGACGTGGACCTGCTGAAGGAGGAGTGTCGCATGCTGAGGGAGGAGTGTCAAACCCTGAAGGAGGACAACAGGCGTCTCTCGGagaggctgcagctgctgcagagacagaGGACATG CTCTAGTGTCTACCTGTCGCTGAAAGAGGAGGATGTAGTTGAGGGCACAGAGGTGAAGGAGATGGAGACTGGCTCAGATGAGGTCATGACAGAGAGCTACATGACCATGGCCCAGTCTGAGAACTGTCGCCTGGTGGACGCCTCCATCCAGAAGAATATCTCATTTGATGGAAAGCCTGTGACGCCGACAGGCTGGAACGGAGGCATCGGGGAGATCTTTTCCCTGAGAGACCAGCTGAAACAGGCTGAGGAGAAGGCCTCACAGGTTCAGAGGGAG TGTGACGGTCTGAAGTtggagctgcaggagctgcAGATACTTTATGACAGCAGTCAGAAGGAGagagcagagctggaggaggagctgcagcgCTGCAAGGCCGAGCTGGAGAAGCTGTCAGGGGGGACTCAG GGGAGTGAGGTAGGTTGGAACTCCATTGTGACTATCACTGCAGCCGCAGCAGTGCTACTAGTGATGACGAGCTTATTGAGAGCTCTCATCCGCTGTTGA
- the LOC111574671 gene encoding coiled-coil domain-containing protein 136-like isoform X1: protein MDGLRLPPLIEEALDSTDDPCDLKAESSPTMDNEITAKERGVLEENNEKEEMDRERSQEEEGEERKLKEEEGEGEEKRKKESEPLTEEEELEELRAQVLQLLLELDDARETSNKHQESFHELQGLLEDERLASAHQAEAFTRQIQNLQAQLRSVQEEMDSLEEEKESELAEAQEELRAAQEEVLLLQQAAEDAAAERENDIASLQEELCRRRAELQRLSEETQEYELEITTLRAEISMKSQRREAERREGDVDLLKEECRMLREECQTLKEDNRRLSERLQLLQRQRTCSSVYLSLKEEDVVEGTEVKEMETGSDEVMTESYMTMAQSENCRLVDASIQKNISFDGKPVTPTGWNGGIGEIFSLRDQLKQAEEKASQVQRECDGLKLELQELQILYDSSQKERAELEEELQRCKAELEKLSGGTQRFIHPSEHAVLSIPFIGMIVIVAVVWCWLSELASQRARGVR, encoded by the exons ATGGATGGACTGCGTTTACCTCCACTCATAGAGGAGGCTTTGGACTCTACAG ATGACCCCTGTGATCTGAAAGCTGAGAGCAGCCCCACCATGGACAACGAAATAACAGCCAAGGAGAGAGGcgtcctggaggagaacaacgaGAAGGAGGAGATGGACCGGGAGAGGTctcaggaggaggaaggggaagaaagaaaactgaaggaggaggagggcgaaggggaggagaagaggaagaaggagagcgAGCCCctgactgaggaggaggagctggaggagctgaggGCCCAGgtactgcagctgctgctggagctagACGATGCCAGGGAGACCTCCAACAAACACCAGGAGAGCTTCCATGAGCTGCAAG GTCTGCTGGAGGATGAGCGTCTGGCGAGTGCCCATCAGGCTGAAGCCTTCACACGGCAGATCCAGAATCTACAAG CCCAGCTGCGCTCTGTGCAGGAGGAGATGGACagcctggaggaggagaaggagagcgAGCTGGCCGAGGCCCAGGAGGAGCTGCGAGCTGCTCAGGAGGAggtgctgctgctccaacaggCGGCGGAGGACGCGGCCGCAGAGAGGGAGAACGACATCGCCTCGCTGCAGGAGGAGCTGTGTCGCCGGCGGGCTGAGCTGCAGCGCCTCAGCGAAGAGACCCAGGAGTACGAGCTGGAGATCACCACGCTGAGGGCCGAGATCAGCATGAAGAGCCAGCGCAGGGAGGCCGAGAGGAGAGAGG GTGACGTGGACCTGCTGAAGGAGGAGTGTCGCATGCTGAGGGAGGAGTGTCAAACCCTGAAGGAGGACAACAGGCGTCTCTCGGagaggctgcagctgctgcagagacagaGGACATG CTCTAGTGTCTACCTGTCGCTGAAAGAGGAGGATGTAGTTGAGGGCACAGAGGTGAAGGAGATGGAGACTGGCTCAGATGAGGTCATGACAGAGAGCTACATGACCATGGCCCAGTCTGAGAACTGTCGCCTGGTGGACGCCTCCATCCAGAAGAATATCTCATTTGATGGAAAGCCTGTGACGCCGACAGGCTGGAACGGAGGCATCGGGGAGATCTTTTCCCTGAGAGACCAGCTGAAACAGGCTGAGGAGAAGGCCTCACAGGTTCAGAGGGAG TGTGACGGTCTGAAGTtggagctgcaggagctgcAGATACTTTATGACAGCAGTCAGAAGGAGagagcagagctggaggaggagctgcagcgCTGCAAGGCCGAGCTGGAGAAGCTGTCAGGGGGGACTCAG AGATTCATCCATCCGTCTGAGCACGCTGTTCTCTCCATCCCCTTCATAGGAATGATTGTAATTGTGGCTGTGGTCTGGTGCTGGTTGTCGGAGCTGGCGTCCCAGAGAGCAAG GGGAGTGAGGTAG